In Zingiber officinale cultivar Zhangliang chromosome 11B, Zo_v1.1, whole genome shotgun sequence, a single window of DNA contains:
- the LOC122034082 gene encoding NRR repressor homolog 1-like, producing the protein MLIVAEGMDGAAGDPRGKRKATTPTTARQGDRDHDGDEEEEMKQFYALIGKIREIKESLSGSTTTAPKRSKAAPTLWMPAFKMEDFQHRGEAERSTAAAEEEEEKMRKEEHSSLDLNLSL; encoded by the coding sequence ATGCTTATTGTAGCTGAGGGGATGGACGGAGCAGCTGGTGATCCAAGAGGAAAACGAAAGGCGACGACGCCGACGACGGCGAGGCAGGGCGACCGAGATCATGACGGGGACGAGGAGGAAGAGATGAAGCAGTTCTACGCTTTGATCGGCAAGATCAGAGAGATTAAGGAATCGCTCTCGGGATCGACGACCACGGCGCCCAAGCGTTCTAAAGCAGCGCCGACGCTATGGATGCCGGCGTTTAAGATGGAGGACTTTCAACATCGCGGTGAGGCGGAGAGGTCGACGGCGGCagcggaagaagaggaggagaagatgaGGAAGGAGGAACATAGTAGCTTGGATCTCAATCTCTCCCTCTAA
- the LOC122034819 gene encoding beta-glucosidase 1-like, with the protein MPPLTMTSLFCGSFFLFLVLLTGADAGGEKKAAAGWKPWMDTGGLSRAAFPAGFTFGTAASAYQVEGMAHKDGRGPSIWDAFVKIPGQIANNATGDVTVDEYHRYKEDVDIMKKMNFDAYRFSISWSRIFPEGAGRVNWKGVAYYSRLIDYLIQQGITPYANLYHYDLPEALEKKYNGLLSKQIVEDFANYADFCFKVFGDRVKYWMTFNEPRVVAALGYDDGTFAPGRCSKCSAGNSATEPYIVAHNLILSHAAAVRRYREKYQAQQKGRIGILLDFVWYEPLTDSKDDQDAAQRSRDFHIGWFLHPIIYGEYPKSMQMIVRERLPRFTEEEIKIVKGSIDYVGINQYTAYYISNPQHPNQGKPTRYQSDWNAQFWYERNGVPIGPRAHSTWLYIVPWGMYKAVTYVKEHYGNPVVILSENGMDDPGNVTLRQGLHDTVRINYYRSYISQLKKAIDDGAHVIGYFAWSLLDNFEWRSGYTSRFGLVYIDYKTLRRYPKMSAYWFRQVLQRGN; encoded by the exons ATGCCGCCCCTCACCATGACAAGCCTCTTCTGCGGTTCCTTCTTTCTCTTCCTAGTGCTCCTCACCGGAGCCGACGCCGGCGGGGAGAAGAAGGCCGCGGCTGGCTGGAAGCCGTGGATGGACACTGGTGGGCTGAGCCGCGCGGCGTTCCCGGCTGGGTTCACGTTTGGGACAGCGGCGTCGGCTTACCAAGTGGAGGGGATGGCGCACAAGGACGGCCGTGGCCCCAGCATCTGGGACGCCTTCGTCAAGATCCCAG GGCAGATTGCTAATAATGCCACCGGCGATGTCACTGTGGACGAGTACCATCGCTACAAG GAAGATGTGGATATCATGAAAAAGATGAATTTCGATGCATATCGGTTCTCGATCTCTTGGTCCCGGATTTTCCCAG AGGGAGCAGGAAGAGTGAACTGGAAGGGAGTGGCTTACTACAGCAGACTGATAGACTACTTGATCCAGCAAG GCATTACTCCCTATGCAAATCTCTATCACTATGACCTCCCAGAGGCACTAGAGAAGAAGTACAATGGCTTGTTGAGCAAACAGATAGT GGAAGATTTCGCTaattatgcagatttctgtttcaAGGTTTTTGGCGATAGGGTGAAATATTGGATGACATTCAATGAGCCAAGGGTAGTAGCAGCTCTTGGCTATGATGATGGTACATTTGCTCCTGGAAGGTGCTCAAAGTGTTCAGCTGGCAACTCTGCTACTGAGCCTTATATTGTTGCACACAATTTGATTCTATCTCATGCCGCGGCTGTTAGAAGATACCGCGAGAAGTATCAG GCTCAACAAAAAGGTAGAATTGGAATACTCTTGGATTTTGTTTGGTATGAACCACTGACAGATTCAAAGGATGACCAAGATGCAGCACAAAGATCAAGGGATTTTCATATCGGATG GTTTCTGCACCCAATCATTTACGGCGAGTATCCGAAGTCAATGCAAATGATTGTTCGCGAAAGGCTACCGAGATTCACAGAAGAAGAAATCAAAATCGTCAAGGGTTCGATTGATTATGTGGGCATCAATCAATACACTGCCTACTATATAAGCAATCCTCAACATCCCAACCAAGGAAAACCCACTCGATATCAATCAGACTGGAATGCTCAATTTTGGT ACGAGCGCAACGGTGTGCCAATTGGTCCAAGA GCACACTCCACCTGGCTTTACATTGTTCCATGGGGAATGTACAAAGCTGTGACTTATGTCAAGGAGCACTATGGCAATCCTGTTGTAATCTTATCAGAAAATG GAATGGACGATCCTGGTAACGTCACTCTTCGACAGGGTCTGCATGACACGGTCCGAATCAACTACTATAGGAGCTACATAAGCCAGCTGAAGAAGGCGATCGACGACGGTGCCCATGTCATAGGCTATTTTGCGTGGTCCTTGCTCGACAACTTCGAGTGGAGGTCAGGATACACGTCAAGGTTTGGACTCGTCTACATCGACTACAAGACCCTCCGGCGGTACCCGAAGATGTCAGCCTATTGGTTCAGGCAGGTGCTGCAAAGAGGTAATTAA